A single Ptiloglossa arizonensis isolate GNS036 chromosome 2, iyPtiAriz1_principal, whole genome shotgun sequence DNA region contains:
- the Atg5 gene encoding autophagy protein 5 isoform X2, with protein MVPRLSYFPLCTDKVRKHFIRHIQSDSKQEHEMWLEFNGIPLKWHYPIGVLLDIYSNDIQLPWNIVVHFERFPENVLMHCQNKEAVESYFLSCVKEADVLKHRGQIVSSMQKKDHNQLWSGLLNDKFDQFWSVNRKLMEVSNSEEGFKYIPFRCYTSEDKYVQKLVKTVNEEGQRKTLRNLLNEVFPDQEKITVLTHGIVPPLETPLQWMSEHLSYPDNFLHLVLAS; from the exons ATGGTACCTAGGTTAAGTTATTTTCCACTCTGCACGGACAAG GTACGAAAGCATTTTATCAGACACATACAAAGCGATAGTAAACAGGAGCACGAGATGTGGTTAGAATTCAATGGCATTCCCCTCAAGTGGCATTATCCGATCGGTGTACTTTTGGATATTTATTCCAACGATATTCAACTACCCTGGAACATCGTCGTTCACTTTGAAAGGTTTCCAGAAAATGTATTGATGCACTGTCAAAACAA AGAAGCCGTAGAATCGTATTTCCTCTCCTGCGTAAAAGAAGCCGACGTATTGAAGCACAGAGGTCAAATCGTGTCCAGTATGCAAAAGAAAGACCACAATCAGCTATGGTCCGGTTTACTCAACGACAAGTTCGATCAGTTTTGGTCCGTGAATCGAAAACTTATGGAGGTCAGCAACAGCGAAGAAGGTTTCAAATATATACCGTTCCGATGCTACACGAGCGAGGACAAATACGTACAGAAATTGGTGAAAACTGTCAACGAAGAGGGTCAGAGGAAAACGTTGAGGAATTTATTGAACGAAGTATTTCCGGACCAAGAAAAAA TCACGGTGCTCACCCATGGCATCGTTCCACCTTTGGAAACACCGCTACAGTGGATGTCGGAACATTTGAGCTATCCTGACAATTTTCTGCATTTAGTCTTGGCATCATAA
- the LOC143154907 gene encoding uncharacterized protein BRD3OS translates to MTERYESPEASVALTKEEIHNRYQDTALVIFKEQQSKKEVSNYLTFGISRRTMEYSSYGNQPVIVRRPTGTLTIRDAEDLSSQMLRIYRKPRDGCVIN, encoded by the exons ATGACGGAGCGTTACGAATCGCCCGAAGCGAGCGTTGCACTGACCAAGGAAGAGATTCACAATAGATACCAAGACACGGCCCTGGTTATATTTAAA GAACAGCAAAGTAAGAAGGAAGTCTCTAATTATCTGACTTTCGGAATCAGTCGTAGGACCATGGAATACAGTAGCTACGGAAATCAACCCGTTATCGTGCGGAGACCAACCGGAACATTGACGATTCGTGACGCCGAAGATTTGTCTTCGCAGATGTTGAGGATATACAGAAAGCCTCGGGATGGTTGTGTAATAAATTAA
- the Atg5 gene encoding autophagy protein 5 isoform X1, with amino-acid sequence MANDREVLREIWDGKIPVCFTLDSEEICELQGPDPFYLMVPRLSYFPLCTDKVRKHFIRHIQSDSKQEHEMWLEFNGIPLKWHYPIGVLLDIYSNDIQLPWNIVVHFERFPENVLMHCQNKEAVESYFLSCVKEADVLKHRGQIVSSMQKKDHNQLWSGLLNDKFDQFWSVNRKLMEVSNSEEGFKYIPFRCYTSEDKYVQKLVKTVNEEGQRKTLRNLLNEVFPDQEKITVLTHGIVPPLETPLQWMSEHLSYPDNFLHLVLAS; translated from the exons ATGGCGAACGACAGAGAGGTACTCAGAGAAATTTGGGATGGAAAAATTCCCGTTTGTTTCACACTCGATTCCGAGGAAATTTGCGAATTGCAAGGACCCGATCCGTTTTATCTTATGGTACCTAGGTTAAGTTATTTTCCACTCTGCACGGACAAG GTACGAAAGCATTTTATCAGACACATACAAAGCGATAGTAAACAGGAGCACGAGATGTGGTTAGAATTCAATGGCATTCCCCTCAAGTGGCATTATCCGATCGGTGTACTTTTGGATATTTATTCCAACGATATTCAACTACCCTGGAACATCGTCGTTCACTTTGAAAGGTTTCCAGAAAATGTATTGATGCACTGTCAAAACAA AGAAGCCGTAGAATCGTATTTCCTCTCCTGCGTAAAAGAAGCCGACGTATTGAAGCACAGAGGTCAAATCGTGTCCAGTATGCAAAAGAAAGACCACAATCAGCTATGGTCCGGTTTACTCAACGACAAGTTCGATCAGTTTTGGTCCGTGAATCGAAAACTTATGGAGGTCAGCAACAGCGAAGAAGGTTTCAAATATATACCGTTCCGATGCTACACGAGCGAGGACAAATACGTACAGAAATTGGTGAAAACTGTCAACGAAGAGGGTCAGAGGAAAACGTTGAGGAATTTATTGAACGAAGTATTTCCGGACCAAGAAAAAA TCACGGTGCTCACCCATGGCATCGTTCCACCTTTGGAAACACCGCTACAGTGGATGTCGGAACATTTGAGCTATCCTGACAATTTTCTGCATTTAGTCTTGGCATCATAA
- the LOC143154906 gene encoding uncharacterized protein LOC143154906: MFSANIHRFSGESVQRARNAFKLLNVYINTFLGRALGSETLESAEKRYSLSRLDAATRLNNRRCKLSLNTYSSFLSTHEELRNASDGMYVRTLSYACNFGHLD, translated from the exons ATGTTTTCTGCGAACATCCATAGATTTTCGGGGGAAAGCGTACAACGAGCGAGAAACGCGTTCAAACTCTTAAACGTATACATAAATACTTTTCTcg GCAGAGCCCTCGGCAGTGAAACGCTCGAGTCTGCGGAGAAACGCTACTCGCTTTCGCGACTAGATGCCGCCACTAGGTTAAACAACCGACGTTGCAAACTATCGCTGAATACGTATTCCAGTTTTCTTTCTACGCACGAAGAGCTTCGTAACGCTTCGGACGGAATGTATGTACGTACACTGTCTTATGCTTGTAACTTCGGACATCTGGACTAG
- the LOC143154904 gene encoding uncharacterized protein LOC143154904, translating to MAHGVSEVLGEGNSVKMVHQKQQQQQSVVHQHQQQQQQQHPPNNTTRKSVGVMGSRRIFAPAFKLKVLDSYRNDIDCRGNQRATARKYGIHRRQIQKWLQCEDNLRNSCAETGNTAVISSTVIPSAGVSKPDSTVTEATGPAVTPAAPALNLSLARLHGDELATQQGPPPLLPRPPHGGSPSSPQYAAQSTTAPILPPRLGYQEFTANQESHHLRREVDDRAQLTDSIHEYSETRVDQEQQPGYYVLNADGQREIENSTSFDARNEAKVYQTLTSYRGPPRQTHRYKENEIIGAMVHHHHRQHRSPSRNRSQQNYGDVDSSVDGKSSYGLLLAPSMIKTERASPDSAATPGPCESTCSPVASRVPLSPVSHRTAGTTTITATTTTTTTTTTSIGININSNSSSSSSSSSSSFSSSSNSSSSSTTSVHFDSPRASASPCSCVHVHVHEHAHEHAHAHASPTSDSEKPIRESKETTAHIEEKGTEDIAEEAEIGRAVVKEELHIEEEEEEQEEEEEEEQEEEEEEEEEEEEEEEEEEEEETETETSDEGREADASSYVDYQRPPADSRPVSPAHDREGYSLPSSPRGPASSGRSSTSCSDSEMDPLDCSSGGHNSSNDLARRRSFSLRFKLDVLDAFHRDVGVAGNQRATARKFGINRRQVQKWLGQETELRGEIAVRGNSRQRLGPIQDAASGESPVDLRTSNYVSSLSQDRIEAEYDRSPPPLYCCDVGSSSSQHLPYYHHAIAADPSSESEPPASCNLSCCMDIHAATPASSCYQEASLRGSCYSEPQNRLYCYSPREYSSEIGSVLEPSEEFPVSLKRQHCTLSCCYEALQSPKRICLEADCREPPPQETPLCLVKPKRLLDGSPSRTEPVTSTVPTPPASAPPPPPGPTSKKDAILFKPYLDNPVSKPVKEHTIQRGLSPVSNQNVINNNNNCQSICNLNEGRGHDYALELSLRLPVSWRTHPSPYTEFPQVRSAFVRYPASPHYS from the coding sequence ATGGCTCATGGTGTGAGCGAGGTGCTCGGTGAGGGGAACTCGGTGAAAATGGTGCATCAgaaacagcagcaacagcagtcgGTAGTGCATCAAcatcaacagcaacagcaacagcaacacccTCCTAACAACACCACGAGGAAATCGGTCGGAGTGATGGGTAGCAGACGCATATTCGCGCCGGCCTTCAAGCTTAAGGTTCTCGATTCGTACAGAAACGACATCGACTGTCGCGGTAACCAACGAGCCACCGCGAGGAAATACGGAATTCATCGACGTCAGATACAAAAGTGGTTACAGTGCGAGGATAATCTTAGAAACAGTTGCGCCGAGACTGGAAACACCGCAGTGATTTCGTCGACGGTGATCCCTTCCGCGGGTGTTTCCAAGCCGGACAGTACCGTGACGGAAGCCACGGGGCCTGCCGTGACTCCAGCAGCGCCGGCCTTGAACCTCAGCCTCGCCAGACTGCACGGCGACGAGCTGGCTACACAGCAAGGGCCCCCACCTCTTCTTCCTCGTCCTCCTCATGGTGGTTCACCCTCTTCGCCCCAATATGCCGCTCAATCCACCACGGCCCCGATTTTGCCCCCTCGGCTCGGATATCAGGAATTCACCGCTAATCAGGAGTCGCATCACCTTCGTCGCGAAGTGGACGATCGCGCCCAGCTAACGGATTCGATTCACGAGTACTCGGAAACACGCGTGGATCAGGAGCAACAGCCCGGTTACTACGTTCTGAACGCGGACGGGCAACGCGAAATCGAAAACTCGACGTCGTTCGACGCCCGAAACGAAGCGAAGGTCTACCAAACGTTGACGAGTTATCGCGGCCCTCCTCGTCAAACGCACCGGTACAAGGAAAACGAAATAATCGGCGCGATGGTTCATCATCACCATCGACAGCATCGCTCGCCGAGTCGTAATCGCTCCCAGCAGAATTACGGCGACGTGGATTCCTCCGTGGACGGGAAATCGTCGTACGGTTTGCTACTAGCGCCGTCGATGATAAAGACCGAACGAGCGAGCCCAGACTCGGCGGCGACGCCAGGGCCGTGCGAGTCGACGTGTTCTCCCGTTGCCTCGAGGGTCCCACTCTCGCCCGTTTCCCATCGCACCGCcggcaccaccaccatcaccgccaccaccaccaccaccaccaccaccaccaccagcatCGGCATCAAcatcaacagcaacagcagcagctcCAGCTCCAGCTCCAGCTCCAGCTTCAGCTCCAGCTCCAACTCCAGCTCCAGCTCCACGACGTCCGTTCACTTCGATTCCCCACGGGCGTCCGCGAGTCCCTGTTCGTGCGTGCACGTGCACGTGCACGAACACGCGCACGAACACGCGCACGCACACGCGTCTCCGACATCGGATTCCGAGAAGCCGATCCGAGAGTCGAAGGAGACAACGGCCCATATCGAAGAGAAGGGAACGGAGGACATTGCAGAGGAGGCAGAAATCGGTAGGGCGGTGGTCAAGGAAGAATTGCAcatagaggaggaggaggaggagcaggaggaagaagaggaagaggagcaggaggaggaagaggaagaggaggaggaggaggaagaagaggaggaagaggaggaggaggaggagacggAGACCGAGACGAGCGACGAAGGAAGAGAGGCCGATGCATCCTCGTACGTCGATTATCAACGGCCACCTGCTGATTCGCGTCCGGTAAGCCCCGCGCACGACCGAGAAGGATATTCCTTGCCCTCGAGCCCTCGTGGCCCTGCCAGTTCCGGGAGATCGAGCACCAGTTGCTCCGACAGCGAAATGGATCCACTCGACTGCTCTTCCGGTGGTCACAATTCGTCCAACGATCTCGCTCGTCGGCGATCGTTCTCTCTGCGTTTCAAGCTGGACGTTCTCGACGCGTTTCACAGGGACGTCGGCGTGGCCGGTAACCAACGCGCCACCGCGCGAAAATTCGGGATCAATCGTCGCCAGGTACAGAAATGGCTGGGCCAGGAAACGGAGCTCCGAGGGGAGATCGCCGTCCGTGGAAACTCGCGGCAACGGTTGGGCCCTATCCAGGATGCCGCTTCCGGTGAGTCACCGGTGGATCTAAGGACGTCGAACTACGTTTCCAGCTTATCGCAGGATCGAATCGAAGCCGAGTACGACCGATCGCCTCCGCCTCTTTACTGTTGCGACGTAGGTTCCTCCTCCTCGCAGCATCTTCCGTACTACCACCACGCGATCGCTGCGGATCCATCCTCCGAGAGCGAGCCCCCGGCTTCTTGCAATCTCTCCTGCTGCATGGACATCCACGCCGCGACACCGGCCTCCTCCTGTTACCAGGAAGCCTCCTTGAGAGGTTCTTGCTACTCGGAACCGCAAAACAGGCTCTACTGTTATTCCCCCAGAGAGTATTCGTCCGAGATCGGCTCCGTTCTCGAGCCGTCGGAGGAGTTCCCCGTGTCCTTGAAGAGACAGCACTGCACCCTGTCGTGCTGCTACGAGGCCCTCCAGTCGCCGAAGAGGATCTGCTTGGAAGCCGACTGTCGAGAACCGCCTCCCCAGGAGACGCCGCTCTGTCTGGTGAAGCCGAAGAGGCTTCTCGACGGGTCTCCGTCGAGAACGGAACCGGTGACCAGCACCGTCCCGACACCACCGGCATCCGCGCCGCCTCCACCTCCGGGACCAACATCCAAGAAGGACGCCATTCTGTTCAAACCGTACCTGGACAATCCCGTGAGCAAACCCGTCAAGGAGCACACCATCCAGAGGGGATTGTCGCCCGTCAGCAACCAGAACGttatcaacaacaacaacaactgcCAAAGCATCTGCAATTTGAACGAAGGCAGAGGCCACGACTACGCTCTCGAGCTTAGTTTAAGACTGCCGGTATCCTGGAGGACTCACCCGAGTCCGTACACCGAGTTCCCGCAGGTCAGGAGCGCGTTCGTTAGGTATCCAGCGAGTCCTCATTACAGTTAA